Proteins encoded in a region of the Antedon mediterranea chromosome 2, ecAntMedi1.1, whole genome shotgun sequence genome:
- the LOC140040081 gene encoding atos homolog protein A-like — protein MEEGEPDPNEIFADLGMLIVEGRKPEESIKGRREGEHCPPVIGIPLHQCIPGNTKCHTMSMVRSHINYMFQNNIPMSIEVLQYPDCCRNSLEEVAIGAEASLNPDQPCLLLEQWIIQVLPRRSVQYQQSSRMLLQAIRSYLHFSQLSSWLSMNNGKEPKNITYRVSAPGEAFPANFVKTPEVHSFPAVNITKSSCIRVSVAYLPRQQKIPMVSCAVGHKKMKFSGQPFHDKEIPFNMSEMRHLSEHSRQPKFKRGTGRKCGDKRTKLERFNSDNNVGHCSRQLDTELYKNAKKHKRKGNQPTNASKKCNVDRTQQYDDTRKDIVTKEDFKTSVSIPENRNFFTDNKNVCITNTKIDTSSEGLPCRESANQLNKDISKEYESPDEKRNRLEERIDRGIYFIADDKKDTLNDSLPSQSSIINSNKISLGLNNSVQCDSLNVDEHKNVSHSSTCLTGKPMSVESSSYLKERSSSESSDRLENQSKLQTSQPAEFKSNTFITSVQNLVSDIRTKLDFDSDDEMSPSVSSTVSAIKRDQISNVASQKPSMKRGNKASGQGFLADPQTSLQSVPQEKNKQERNSRFIPVFSKSKSLFKSVIQREPAPTPKAANENTFEKSISWSSPEKKRPHSRSIDSSGSYIFNPRTGLPLNSSPAPMRKTKESTDDSSLSSRQAVTLKSSTSCNDLGRTLTPMNQSTRVLSTSAPASTSCLLGSFEESVLNGRMEPLGTIEGFTAEIGASGRFCPSHVRLPVTAFFYSVTDDDQPSSYMGYINLESVGKRGYHVPAQGTIQVMLFNPNGTVVKIFVVRYNLSDMPPNCQTFCRQRVFYMPSNANINDECEKELRYLLHLRFQSSKSGRIYLHTDIRMIFARHRPDLESGIATYELRSFTEMPSNPRFSPKK, from the exons TGCCATACGATGAGCATGGTGAGGTCGCATATCAACTACATGTTCCAAAACAACATCCCGATGTCAATCGAGGTTCTGCAGTATCCTGACTGCTGTCGGAATTCTTTGGAAGAGGTCGCCATCGGAGCTGAAGCCTCACTGAACCCTGACCAACCATGTCTTCTGCTCGAACAGTGGATCATTCAAGTTCTACCAAGACG TTCTGTACAATACCAACAGTCAAGCAGGATGCTACTACAGGCAATTAGATCATACCTTCATTTCTCACAATTAAGTTCTTGGCTAAGTATGAACAATGGTAAAGAACCAAAGAACATTACTTACAG AGTAAGTGCCCCTGGAGAAGCCTTTCCAGCCAACTTTGTGAAGACTCCCGAGGTTCATTCTTTCCCTGCTGTCAACATCACAAAATCCTCCTGCATTCGAGTGAGTGTTGCGTACCTTCCACGGCAGCAAAAGATTCCGATGGTATCCTGCGCCGTCGGACACAAGAAAATGAAGTTTTCCGGTCAGCCATTTCATGACAAAGAAATTCCATTCAATATGTCAGAAATGCGACACTTATCAGAACATTCAAGACAACCGAAATTCAAGCGAGGGACTGGCCGCAAATGCGGCGATAAAAGAACTAAACTAGAGCGCTTTAATAGCGATAATAATGTAGGCCATTGTTCCAGACAATTAGATACAGAATTGTATAAGAATGCTAAGAAACACAAGAGAAAAGGAAACCAGCCTACAAATGCATCTAAGAAATGTAACGTAGATAGAACACAGCAATATGATGATACAAGAAAGGATATAGTAACTAAGGAAGACTTCAAAACATCTGTTAGTATACCTGAAAATAGGAATTTTTTTACCGATAATAAGAATGTATGTATAACGAATACTAAGATAGATACGAGTTCAGAAGGTTTACCTTGTCGTGAATCCGCAAATCAGCTCAATAAAGACATAAGTAAAGAGTACGAAAGTCCAGATGAAAAGAGAAATAGATTGGAAGAACGTATTGATAGAGGTATTTACTTTATTGCTGATGATAAAAAGGACACTTTAAATGATTCTTTACCTTCGCAATCTAGTATCATTAACTCGAATAAAATTTCTCTAGGCTTAAACAATTCAGTACAATGTGACTCACTCAATGTAGACGAACATAAAAATGTGAGTCACAGTAGTACATGTTTGACAGGAAAACCGATGTCTGTGGAGAGCAGTTCATATTTAAAAGAACGTTCTTCATCAGAAAGTAGTGATCGGTTAGAAAACCAATCTAAACTGCAAACTAGTCAACCAGCTGAATTCAAAAGCAACACTTTCATCACCAGTGTACAAAATTTAGTCTCTGATATCAGAACAAAACTCGACTTTGACTCCGATGATGAAATGTCGCCCTCAGTCTCCTCAACAGTCAGTGCAATAAAACGTGATCAAATTTCTAATGTGGCATCGCAAAAACCGAGTATGAAGAGAGGCAATAAAGCGTCTGGACAAGGTTTTCTTGCGGATCCGCAGACGTCATTACAATCTGTTCCACAAGAGAAGAATAAACAGGAACGAAATAGTCGTTTTATACCGGTCTTTTCCAAGAGTAAATCTTTGTTTAAAAGTGTTATTCAACGAGAACCAGCACCAACACCGAAAGCAGCTAATGAG AATACATTTGAGAAAAGCATAAGTTGGTCAAGTCCAGAGAAGAAGCGCCCTCACAGTCGATCAATAGACAGTTCTGGTAGTTACATATTCAACCCACGCACAGGGCTACCATTGAATTCAAGTCCG GCCCCAATGAGGAAAACAAAAGAGAGTACGGATGATTCATCCCTAAGTAGCAGGCAAGCAGTTACACTTAAAAG TTCTACCTCATGTAATGACCTGGGTCGCACTTTGACCCCAATGAACCAGTCTACCCGTGTACTAAGCACCAGTGCTCCAGCTTCAACAAGTTGCCTATTGGGAAGTTTTGAG gaATCCGTGTTAAATGGTCGTATGGAACCACTAGGCACTATTGAAGGCTTCACAGCTGAGATAGGTGCTAGCGGCCGCTTTTGTCCTTCTCATGTTAGGCTTCCTGTTACAGCATTCTTCTACAGCGTAACCGATGATGACCAGCCGTCATCGTATATG GGCTATATTAACCTAGAATCTGTTGGTAAACGAGGCTACCATGTGCCAGCACAGGGAACTATTCAAGTT ATGCTATTTAACCCGAATGGCACAGTAgttaaaatatttgttgttcGCTATAATTTATCTGACATGCCACCAAATTGCCAAACATTCTGTCGTCAACGAGTCTTCTACATGCCTAGCAATGCTAACATAAATGATGAATGTGAGAAAGAACTTAGATATCTACTACACTTGAG ATTTCAAAGCTCCAAATCCGGTAGGATTTACCTCCACACAGATATCCGAATGATATTTGCACGACACCGACCGGATCTTGAATCGGGAATAGCAACGTATGAACTTAGATCCTTTACCGAGATGCCATCAAATCCACGATTCTCACCGAAAAAGTAA